The following proteins are encoded in a genomic region of Thiomicrospira sp. R3:
- a CDS encoding homoserine kinase, giving the protein MSVYTLIDRHQLSEFLNAYDVGSLVDFEGISAGIENTNYFVDTEKGRFVLTIFEHHSHQELGYFLDIMAFMAEHQIPTAHPQPDHQGNYLKTLAGKPAALVERLKGKTLEQPSQRQCEVMAQALAQFHVAGMQFDRYRANDRDLNWAQAVVAQIQTLMTAEDQVLAGNEFAFQESVDWTGLPQSVIHADLFTDNAMFEGHQLTGIIDLYYACHGACLYDLAVMVNDWCRTADNKIDQVKLSGVLTAYQTVRPLTEAEKKAWTGALRMAAFRFWLSRLKDKLIPREGEVTMIKDPCVFKDVLIFHRKSR; this is encoded by the coding sequence ATGTCGGTTTACACGCTTATTGATCGTCACCAGCTTTCTGAATTTTTAAATGCCTATGATGTAGGGTCATTGGTAGATTTTGAAGGAATTAGTGCGGGTATAGAAAATACTAACTATTTTGTTGATACTGAAAAAGGGCGTTTTGTCCTCACCATCTTTGAGCACCATAGTCATCAAGAACTAGGTTATTTTCTTGATATTATGGCTTTTATGGCCGAGCACCAGATTCCAACTGCGCACCCTCAGCCAGATCATCAAGGGAACTACCTTAAAACACTTGCCGGAAAACCGGCTGCATTGGTCGAGCGACTGAAGGGTAAAACCTTGGAGCAGCCTAGCCAACGCCAGTGTGAAGTCATGGCGCAAGCTTTAGCCCAGTTTCATGTTGCGGGTATGCAGTTCGATCGGTACCGGGCGAATGATAGAGATCTTAACTGGGCGCAAGCAGTTGTTGCTCAGATTCAAACCTTAATGACTGCGGAAGATCAAGTTTTGGCAGGCAATGAGTTTGCGTTTCAGGAAAGTGTAGATTGGACGGGTTTGCCGCAAAGTGTTATTCACGCAGACCTTTTTACTGATAATGCCATGTTTGAAGGCCATCAACTAACAGGTATTATCGATTTATACTATGCCTGTCATGGTGCATGTTTGTACGATTTAGCAGTGATGGTAAATGATTGGTGTCGGACGGCTGATAACAAGATTGATCAGGTTAAATTATCGGGCGTACTGACTGCTTATCAAACGGTTAGGCCTTTAACAGAAGCCGAAAAAAAGGCTTGGACCGGGGCATTAAGAATGGCCGCCTTTCGATTTTGGTTGTCTCGCCTTAAAGATAAGCTGATTCCACGGGAAGGTGAAGTGACCATGATTAAAGACCCATGTGTATTTAAGGATGTACTAATCTTTCATCGAAAGAGTCGTTAG
- the soxC gene encoding sulfite dehydrogenase, which produces MTDKVVEKVAVQTEESRNQGRRAFLKGSAAVAGGVLFTQAASAREIQFNPTKAVAPYAGREEITDVLQDQMARKMLGWGVRQYPYGMPSPFEKEVQRRTLEWLTPDSMASITMTPLQSLHGMITPNGLHFERYHGGGVNINPDEHRLVIHGLVERPLIFTMDDLKRFPAESKILFAECPANGAMEWKGVQLNSVQWTHGMMSCVEWTGVKLSTLLKEAGIKPEGTWLIPEGADASGMARSVPVELAMDDCMIAYGQNGEALRPENGYPIRLVVPGCEANMWVKHLRRIQVTNVPLQHREETSKYTELMPDGTVQNMSWYMEANSVITYPSPDFRMQGPGRYIAKGIAWSGRGKVEYVDITFDGGRNWTEAKLTSAVLPKAWTRFELEFDWDGSELLMMSRTTDETGYVQPGMPQMREIEGTNNVYHRTAMVTWKIHAHNSEFGGMIENVQF; this is translated from the coding sequence ATGACAGATAAAGTAGTAGAAAAGGTTGCGGTTCAGACTGAAGAATCACGTAACCAGGGCCGTCGTGCGTTCCTTAAAGGAAGTGCAGCGGTAGCGGGGGGTGTGCTTTTCACACAAGCGGCAAGTGCACGCGAAATTCAATTCAACCCAACTAAAGCGGTAGCGCCTTATGCGGGTCGTGAAGAAATTACTGATGTTTTACAAGACCAAATGGCGCGTAAAATGTTGGGCTGGGGTGTGCGTCAATACCCATACGGCATGCCTTCTCCTTTCGAGAAAGAAGTTCAGCGCCGTACCTTAGAGTGGTTAACACCCGACTCTATGGCTTCAATCACCATGACACCGCTGCAGAGCTTGCACGGTATGATTACGCCAAACGGTCTTCACTTCGAGCGTTATCATGGTGGCGGTGTTAATATCAATCCCGATGAGCACCGTTTGGTTATTCACGGATTGGTTGAGCGTCCATTGATTTTCACTATGGATGATTTAAAGCGTTTTCCGGCTGAATCTAAGATTTTGTTTGCCGAGTGTCCGGCTAACGGCGCGATGGAATGGAAAGGCGTTCAGTTGAACTCCGTTCAGTGGACCCACGGCATGATGTCTTGTGTTGAATGGACCGGTGTTAAATTGTCTACGCTGCTTAAAGAAGCCGGTATTAAGCCAGAAGGTACTTGGTTGATTCCAGAGGGTGCGGATGCATCAGGTATGGCGCGTTCTGTTCCCGTTGAGTTGGCGATGGATGATTGTATGATTGCCTACGGACAGAATGGTGAAGCCTTGCGTCCAGAAAACGGCTACCCAATCCGGTTGGTTGTGCCTGGTTGCGAAGCCAACATGTGGGTTAAGCATTTACGTCGTATCCAAGTGACTAACGTGCCTTTACAGCACCGTGAAGAAACCTCTAAGTATACTGAATTGATGCCGGATGGTACTGTACAAAACATGTCTTGGTACATGGAAGCTAACTCAGTTATTACTTATCCATCTCCAGACTTCAGAATGCAAGGTCCAGGTCGTTATATAGCGAAAGGGATTGCATGGTCAGGTCGTGGCAAAGTTGAATATGTTGACATCACCTTTGACGGTGGTCGCAACTGGACTGAAGCAAAACTAACCTCAGCGGTATTGCCAAAAGCCTGGACACGTTTTGAGCTTGAGTTTGACTGGGATGGTAGCGAGTTGCTGATGATGAGCCGTACAACCGATGAAACCGGTTATGTACAGCCTGGTATGCCGCAGATGCGTGAAATCGAAGGGACTAACAATGTTTATCACCGTACTGCTATGGTAACCTGGAAAATCCATGCCCATAACAGCGAATTTGGAGGGATGATTGAAAATGTTCAATTCTAA